A stretch of the Coprobacillus cateniformis genome encodes the following:
- a CDS encoding 6-phospho-alpha-glucosidase, whose product MEEKKYSITIAGGGSTFTPGICLLLLEHMDRFPIRKIQFYDNFKERQETIAKACEIYLKENAPEVEFGYTTDPETAFTDVDFVMCHIRVGLYAMREKDEKIPLKYGVVGQETCGPGGLAYGMRSIGGVIEILDYMEKYSPNAWMLNYSNPAAIVAEATRRLRPDSKILNICDMPIDLEEKMASMIGLSSRKELDVGYYGLNHFGWWHSIKDQNGNDLMPEIKKHVAANGFADALSKTNQHVEQSWIETFSKAKDVYALDPDTIPNTYLKYYLYPDYVVEHSDPNHTRANEVMEHREKNIFTICQNIIDKGTAKDGGFEPDAHAEYIVDLACALATNTKEKFLLIVPNEGAVENFDRTAMVEIPCYVGINGYERVVQGAIPQFQKGLMEQQVSVEKLVVEAWIEGSYQKMWQAMTLSKIVPSAKVAKQILDEMIEANKDFWPELK is encoded by the coding sequence ATGGAAGAAAAAAAATATTCAATTACAATTGCTGGTGGAGGAAGTACATTTACACCAGGGATTTGCTTATTATTATTAGAACACATGGATCGTTTCCCAATTAGAAAGATTCAATTCTATGATAACTTTAAAGAAAGACAAGAAACAATCGCAAAAGCTTGTGAAATTTATTTAAAAGAAAATGCACCTGAAGTAGAATTTGGTTACACAACAGATCCAGAAACTGCATTTACTGATGTAGACTTTGTGATGTGTCATATCCGTGTTGGGTTATATGCAATGCGTGAAAAAGATGAGAAAATCCCATTAAAATATGGTGTTGTTGGACAAGAAACTTGTGGGCCAGGAGGTCTTGCTTATGGTATGCGTTCAATTGGTGGAGTTATTGAAATTCTAGATTATATGGAAAAATATTCTCCTAATGCTTGGATGTTAAATTATTCAAATCCTGCTGCTATTGTTGCAGAAGCAACGAGAAGATTACGTCCTGATTCTAAAATCTTAAATATTTGTGATATGCCAATTGATTTAGAAGAGAAAATGGCTTCAATGATTGGTTTAAGTTCAAGAAAAGAATTAGATGTTGGATACTATGGTTTAAATCACTTTGGTTGGTGGCATTCAATTAAAGATCAAAATGGAAATGATTTGATGCCAGAAATTAAAAAACATGTGGCTGCCAATGGATTTGCTGATGCATTATCTAAAACAAATCAACATGTTGAACAAAGTTGGATAGAAACATTTTCTAAAGCAAAAGATGTTTATGCATTAGATCCAGATACAATTCCAAACACTTATTTAAAATATTACTTATATCCTGATTATGTTGTTGAACATTCAGATCCAAATCATACACGTGCTAATGAAGTTATGGAACATCGTGAAAAGAATATCTTTACGATTTGCCAAAATATTATTGATAAAGGAACAGCAAAAGATGGTGGATTTGAACCAGATGCTCATGCTGAATATATTGTTGATTTAGCTTGTGCACTTGCTACAAATACAAAAGAAAAATTCTTATTGATTGTTCCTAATGAAGGAGCAGTTGAAAACTTTGATAGAACTGCAATGGTTGAAATTCCTTGTTATGTTGGTATTAATGGATATGAAAGAGTTGTTCAAGGTGCTATTCCTCAATTCCAAAAAGGTTTAATGGAACAACAGGTTTCTGTAGAAAAATTAGTTGTTGAAGCATGGATTGAAGGTTCTTATCAAAAGATGTGGCAAGCAATGACTTTATCAAAAATTGTTCCAAGTGCTAAAGTTGCTAAACAAATTTTAGATGAAATGATAGAAGCAAATAAAGATTTCTGGCCTGAGTTAAAATAA
- a CDS encoding PD-(D/E)XK nuclease family transposase, translating into MDEQVISFCTDYFFHYLLIHSPMVRLCIAEHLSGLELKTVDVINSERYPSHKDGKKYVLDITLKDHLGNLYNIEMQNGYISAAELARFQIYTMSMIDLQIQEGVQYQDMRKVHSLIIYTGNPIRNFEHLWHEVELIDGKYEKELYNGLIVMSFLQTKKMEEVSMELARSDFYQLMRLFEQEDNHKEEQTSEVAKEAVELYDRFISLEEYIYYKAIQRDRLWAESKIGEGTRKGFEQGLEKGLEQGIEKGIEQGKREENLKRACQLVKKKYKVDNLEWLKTCTSQQLDYLFDMIIDDINYDEFKKMICHYNQ; encoded by the coding sequence ATGGATGAACAGGTTATTTCTTTTTGTACTGATTATTTTTTTCACTATCTTTTGATTCACAGTCCGATGGTGCGATTATGCATTGCTGAGCATTTATCGGGATTGGAATTGAAAACTGTTGATGTTATCAATTCTGAGAGGTATCCCTCTCATAAGGATGGCAAGAAATATGTCCTGGATATTACACTCAAGGATCATTTAGGAAATCTCTATAACATTGAGATGCAGAATGGCTATATCTCAGCAGCAGAGCTGGCGAGGTTTCAGATTTATACAATGAGTATGATAGATCTGCAGATACAGGAGGGAGTACAGTATCAGGATATGAGAAAGGTTCATTCTCTTATTATCTATACGGGAAATCCGATAAGGAATTTTGAACATCTCTGGCATGAGGTAGAACTGATTGATGGGAAGTATGAGAAGGAACTGTATAATGGACTGATTGTGATGAGTTTTTTACAGACTAAGAAAATGGAGGAGGTAAGTATGGAATTGGCAAGAAGTGATTTTTATCAGTTAATGAGATTGTTTGAGCAGGAGGATAATCATAAGGAGGAACAGACAAGTGAGGTAGCAAAGGAAGCAGTGGAACTCTATGATAGGTTTATCTCATTAGAGGAGTATATCTATTATAAAGCGATACAAAGGGATAGACTATGGGCAGAATCTAAGATAGGTGAGGGAACAAGAAAAGGGTTTGAACAAGGGCTTGAAAAAGGGCTTGAACAAGGAATTGAAAAGGGAATTGAACAAGGTAAAAGAGAAGAAAACTTGAAAAGAGCATGTCAGTTAGTTAAGAAGAAATACAAAGTAGACAACTTAGAATGGTTAAAAACATGCACATCTCAACAATTAGATTATTTATTTGATATGATTATTGATGATATAAATTATGATGAATTTAAAAAAATGATTTGTCATTATAATCAATAA
- a CDS encoding alpha-glucoside-specific PTS transporter subunit IIBC, which produces MMQKIQRFGGAMFTPVLLFAFAGIMIGVGTLFTTEAIMGSLASTESLWYQCWNIILQGGWTVFNQLPLIFVVGLPIGLAKKQQARCCMEALVLYLTFQYFLSTILSQWGTTFGVDFAAEAGGTSGLTMVANIKTLDMGMIGALMISGIVIFLHNRYFDTELPEWMGTFSGSSFVVIVGFFALLPVAFLSASLWPMVQSGMRAFQGFITGAGAMGVWIFIFMERILIPFGLHHLLYFPFFYDSAVVNGGVFSTWATQLPELAASTESLKTLAPYAWPTLTGLSKIFGCPGIALAFYFTAKDSKKKKIAGLLVPITLTAIFCGVTEPIEFTFLFIAPVLFVVHAVLAATLATVAYMFGVVGAMSGGLIEISALNFIPLMAAHWPTYLTLLVVGLVFTGIYFVVFRFLILKFNFATPGREEDEEITFHNKADFKEKQAAPKGSLAFMILDALGGKDNIVDVTNCATRLRVNVKDESLVKTDSYFKGIGTHGIKATKTNIQVIVGLKVPSVREEFEGFL; this is translated from the coding sequence ATGATGCAGAAAATTCAAAGGTTCGGTGGAGCGATGTTTACACCAGTCTTACTCTTTGCCTTTGCAGGGATAATGATTGGTGTTGGAACATTGTTTACAACTGAAGCTATTATGGGTAGTCTTGCAAGTACAGAGAGTTTATGGTATCAGTGCTGGAACATCATCTTGCAAGGTGGATGGACAGTTTTTAATCAATTACCATTAATATTCGTTGTCGGATTACCAATTGGGTTAGCTAAAAAACAACAAGCTAGATGTTGTATGGAAGCTTTAGTGCTTTACTTAACTTTCCAATATTTCTTAAGTACAATCTTAAGCCAATGGGGAACAACATTCGGAGTTGATTTTGCAGCTGAAGCTGGAGGAACAAGTGGTTTAACAATGGTAGCCAATATTAAAACTCTAGATATGGGAATGATTGGAGCATTAATGATTTCAGGAATTGTTATTTTCTTACACAATCGTTACTTTGATACAGAGTTACCAGAGTGGATGGGAACATTCAGTGGTTCATCATTTGTTGTGATTGTGGGATTCTTTGCTTTATTGCCAGTTGCTTTCTTATCAGCAAGTTTATGGCCTATGGTTCAATCTGGAATGAGGGCATTCCAAGGATTTATCACTGGAGCTGGAGCTATGGGTGTATGGATATTTATATTTATGGAACGTATTCTCATTCCATTTGGATTACATCACTTACTTTATTTCCCATTCTTTTATGATTCAGCTGTTGTTAATGGAGGAGTCTTCTCAACATGGGCTACACAATTACCAGAATTAGCAGCAAGCACTGAATCATTAAAAACATTAGCACCATATGCTTGGCCAACATTAACAGGATTGTCAAAAATATTTGGATGTCCTGGTATCGCTTTAGCATTCTATTTTACAGCTAAAGATAGTAAGAAAAAGAAAATTGCTGGATTGCTCGTTCCTATCACTTTAACAGCAATATTCTGTGGAGTTACAGAACCTATTGAGTTCACATTCTTATTTATTGCACCAGTCTTATTTGTTGTTCATGCAGTCCTTGCAGCAACTCTCGCAACTGTTGCATATATGTTTGGAGTTGTTGGGGCGATGTCAGGTGGATTAATTGAAATATCAGCATTAAACTTTATTCCATTAATGGCAGCACATTGGCCAACATACTTAACATTACTAGTGGTAGGTTTGGTATTTACAGGTATTTATTTCGTAGTCTTCAGATTCTTAATCTTAAAATTCAATTTTGCGACACCAGGTCGAGAAGAAGATGAAGAAATTACATTCCATAATAAAGCTGACTTTAAAGAAAAACAAGCGGCTCCTAAAGGAAGTTTGGCTTTTATGATTTTAGATGCTTTAGGTGGAAAAGACAACATTGTTGATGTCACTAATTGTGCAACTCGTCTACGTGTTAATGTAAAAGATGAAAGTTTAGTCAAAACAGATTCATATTTTAAAGGCATTGGGACACATGGTATCAAAGCAACCAAAACAAATATTCAGGTTATTGTGGGATTAAAAGTTCCAAGCGTTAGAGAAGAATTTGAAGGGTTCTTATAA
- a CDS encoding TrkH family potassium uptake protein, protein MKLILRKVNQYVKHSSPPRLIAFGFASVILVGAILLMLPVSVRDDQTVSFIDALFTSTSAVCVTGLIAIDTAEHFTVFGRTVVALLIQIGGLGVTCVGVTIILAAGKRVGFKVRKLIKESWNIGGYGGLVKLVKYVLKITLLFELVGAILSFIVFVQDYPPLDALGISLFHSVAAFNNSGFDILGGLTNLIPYQNDILLNLVTSGLIIFGGIGFLVIIDVKNKKSFKKLTFHSKAVISVSIALIVIGTLLIKLTENVTWLGAFFQSVSARTAGFSTYNLGNFTNAGLFVLVILMFIGASPGSTGGGIKTSTLFVIGNVMKSIMTHQHCVSFKRRISEGIIMQAFVVAILSLCVVIISTFLLCIVEPRFTFMQLLFESTSAFGTVGLSTGITSHLSVLGKIIIILTMYIGRIGAMTIVTLGVYKEPKTAVYSAEDIMIG, encoded by the coding sequence ATGAAATTAATTTTAAGGAAAGTCAATCAGTATGTTAAACATTCATCTCCTCCACGATTGATTGCATTTGGATTTGCAAGTGTTATTTTAGTAGGAGCTATTCTATTAATGTTGCCAGTTTCTGTCCGTGATGATCAGACTGTTTCATTCATAGATGCGTTGTTTACATCAACAAGTGCTGTATGTGTGACAGGATTAATTGCTATTGATACAGCAGAACATTTTACTGTTTTTGGAAGAACAGTTGTTGCTTTATTAATCCAAATTGGCGGTTTAGGTGTAACTTGTGTTGGGGTAACAATTATTTTAGCGGCTGGTAAACGTGTTGGATTTAAGGTTAGAAAACTGATTAAAGAATCATGGAATATTGGGGGTTATGGCGGTTTAGTTAAATTGGTGAAGTATGTCTTGAAAATAACATTATTATTTGAGCTTGTTGGGGCAATCTTAAGTTTTATTGTTTTTGTTCAAGATTATCCTCCATTAGATGCTTTAGGTATTAGTTTGTTTCATTCTGTAGCAGCATTTAATAATTCAGGTTTTGATATTTTGGGAGGACTTACAAATCTTATTCCTTATCAAAATGATATTTTATTAAATTTAGTTACAAGTGGATTAATTATTTTTGGAGGAATTGGTTTTTTAGTTATTATTGATGTCAAAAATAAAAAGTCTTTTAAAAAATTAACATTTCATTCTAAGGCAGTTATATCAGTCAGTATTGCGCTTATTGTGATTGGTACATTATTAATTAAGCTGACTGAAAATGTAACATGGTTAGGAGCTTTTTTCCAAAGTGTTTCAGCTAGAACTGCAGGGTTTTCAACATATAATTTAGGGAACTTTACAAATGCTGGGTTATTTGTGTTAGTCATCTTAATGTTTATAGGTGCTTCACCTGGTTCTACAGGTGGTGGTATTAAAACAAGTACATTATTTGTTATTGGTAATGTTATGAAGAGCATTATGACTCACCAGCATTGTGTTTCATTTAAACGTAGAATATCAGAAGGTATTATTATGCAAGCCTTTGTTGTCGCAATTTTATCTTTATGTGTTGTCATTATCAGTACATTTTTATTGTGTATTGTAGAGCCTAGATTTACTTTTATGCAATTGTTATTTGAAAGTACATCAGCATTTGGAACAGTTGGGTTATCTACTGGTATTACATCACATTTAAGTGTTTTAGGAAAAATTATTATTATCTTAACAATGTATATTGGTCGTATTGGAGCAATGACTATTGTTACTTTGGGTGTTTATAAGGAACCAAAAACAGCTGTATATTCAGCAGAAGATATTATGATAGGATAG
- a CDS encoding potassium channel family protein, whose amino-acid sequence MTNEKSYAIIGLGRFGMPLAKKLAEAGKEVIGIDRDEDRVKELREYTEYAFVSQTLTKDVLEEVGVQNCDVVIVCIGERIEVSILTTLNVINLGVSKVIAKATNADQGEVLEKLGAQVVYPERDMALRLAKKILRENLVDYISIGKDIEIIEFEISKQMIGKSIIGMRVRENFGLNIIAIHHDGITDTDIDPHYLLKAGDTIAVIGKENKVAQFVDSYS is encoded by the coding sequence ATGACAAATGAAAAGAGTTATGCAATTATAGGTTTAGGTAGATTTGGTATGCCTTTGGCTAAAAAGTTAGCAGAGGCAGGAAAAGAAGTTATTGGTATTGATAGAGATGAGGATAGAGTGAAGGAGTTAAGAGAATATACTGAGTATGCTTTTGTTTCACAGACACTTACAAAGGATGTTCTTGAAGAAGTGGGAGTTCAAAATTGTGATGTTGTTATTGTGTGTATTGGTGAAAGAATTGAAGTCAGTATCTTAACAACTTTAAATGTTATTAATCTTGGTGTTTCAAAAGTCATTGCAAAAGCAACAAATGCTGATCAAGGAGAAGTTTTAGAAAAACTTGGGGCACAAGTTGTTTATCCTGAAAGAGATATGGCTTTAAGGCTTGCAAAGAAAATTTTAAGAGAGAATCTTGTTGATTATATTTCTATTGGTAAGGATATTGAGATTATAGAGTTTGAAATTTCAAAGCAAATGATTGGTAAATCTATTATTGGAATGAGAGTTAGAGAAAACTTTGGTTTAAATATTATTGCTATTCATCATGATGGAATAACTGATACAGATATAGATCCACATTATCTATTAAAAGCAGGGGATACAATAGCTGTTATTGGAAAAGAGAATAAAGTTGCTCAGTTTGTGGATAGCTATTCCTAA